A stretch of the Comamonas testosteroni TK102 genome encodes the following:
- a CDS encoding CMD domain protein: MTMSNTAQTRFPEDVIDHLADIAAGSTLDQVRRHRSEARTQAQQSFAALFTPAEPVAGTVSLRERLTLAAFTAGLHGEPRSTAFYTRALAAEDADLADAVSSEVVRGRAASLQAGSGPHGPYGIYPPGPLSREDQSGPSYAVDPAHAALLGPRLSAALAHAHLLAYHPRDASAQTLLALQQAGWSETDIVILSQLASFLSFQIRLVAGLRVLGARAAVTTASPTLALQAQP, translated from the coding sequence ATGACCATGAGCAATACCGCACAGACCCGCTTTCCCGAAGATGTGATCGACCATCTCGCCGATATCGCTGCCGGCAGCACACTGGATCAGGTGCGCCGCCACCGCAGCGAGGCTCGCACCCAGGCCCAGCAAAGCTTTGCCGCGCTGTTCACCCCCGCCGAGCCCGTTGCAGGAACCGTCTCCCTGCGCGAGCGCCTGACGCTGGCCGCCTTCACGGCAGGCCTGCATGGCGAGCCTCGCAGCACGGCCTTCTACACACGCGCCCTGGCGGCCGAGGATGCCGATCTGGCCGATGCCGTGAGCTCGGAAGTGGTGCGCGGGCGCGCTGCCAGCCTGCAGGCCGGCAGCGGCCCGCACGGCCCCTACGGGATCTATCCGCCCGGCCCCTTGAGCCGCGAGGACCAGAGCGGCCCCAGCTACGCCGTGGACCCGGCGCATGCGGCTTTGCTGGGCCCACGCCTGAGCGCCGCGCTGGCCCATGCCCATCTGCTGGCCTACCACCCACGCGATGCGAGTGCCCAGACCTTGCTGGCGCTGCAGCAGGCCGGCTGGAGCGAGACCGATATCGTCATCCTGTCCCAGCTCGCCTCTTTCCTGTCCTTCCAGATCCGCCTCGTGGCGGGGCTGCGCGTGCTTGGCGCACGAGCTGCAGTCACCACGGCATCTCCCACCCTCGCCCTGCAAGCCCAGCCATGA
- a CDS encoding OsmC family protein, with amino-acid sequence MARHSFIESPLMSHLNEYLSEKRAAVLARSAAIAAGTAQAARLKASVRAEGRSGVRRLRIREHQVISDSPPDFAGYNLGPSSPELQLGVLGTCVTHIFLIQAAERQVPLESLEVEVTGVIDPRGGKPGHGATPIWPHDIGYTVHIDSPASRAEIDALFEAVERTCPILNLLRNPQSIRAEVRHTDSSAPERLAA; translated from the coding sequence ATGGCCAGGCATTCCTTCATTGAAAGCCCGCTCATGAGTCATCTCAACGAATATCTATCCGAAAAACGCGCGGCCGTGCTGGCACGCAGCGCCGCCATTGCGGCGGGCACGGCCCAGGCCGCCAGACTCAAGGCCAGCGTGCGTGCCGAGGGGCGCAGCGGCGTGCGCCGCCTGCGCATCCGCGAGCACCAGGTCATCAGCGACAGCCCGCCCGACTTCGCAGGCTACAACCTGGGGCCGAGCTCGCCCGAGCTGCAACTGGGCGTGCTGGGCACCTGCGTGACCCATATCTTTCTGATCCAGGCGGCCGAGCGTCAGGTACCGCTGGAGAGCCTGGAGGTCGAGGTCACGGGCGTCATCGACCCGCGCGGTGGCAAGCCCGGCCACGGGGCGACGCCGATCTGGCCGCACGATATCGGCTATACCGTGCATATCGATTCGCCGGCCAGCCGTGCCGAGATCGATGCACTGTTCGAGGCCGTGGAGAGAACCTGCCCCATCCTGAACCTGCTGCGCAACCCCCAGTCCATCCGCGCCGAGGTGCGCCATACCGACTCCAGCGCGCCCGAGCGCCTGGCGGCCTGA
- a CDS encoding Hsp70 family protein, with protein MTTALTPATLGIDFGTSNSAAAYRLPGKTAALLPLEGAATGMPTALFFNTEEHSTHFGRDAMQQYLAGEEGRLMRSLKSLLGSSLLLEKTAVHEQLVSYQDIIAIFLKRVADQARQALDGRLPERVVLGRPVHFVDEHPQRDRQAQDALAAAARAAGLGEVSFQLEPIAAALDYEQRLSEEQLVLVVDIGGGTSDFTVVRLGPQQAGHADRTQDILATTGVHIGGTDFDHRLNVAQVMPLLGYKHIGPSGREVPSSVFFDLSTWHLIQWLYTAKALASARGLKSDYSDLQLHQRLMKVLDWREGHRLADAVEQAKIAASQSHAASAIALDWLEQDLPAAITPEVLQEQLQALLLQVVECAQDCVRQAGVAAPDAIYLTGGSSALRTLRDALRVAFPDVPQVEGDLFGGVATGLAYA; from the coding sequence ATGACCACAGCTCTCACGCCTGCCACTCTGGGCATCGATTTCGGAACGTCCAACTCTGCCGCTGCCTATCGCCTGCCTGGCAAGACCGCCGCTTTGCTGCCCCTGGAAGGGGCGGCTACCGGCATGCCCACGGCGCTGTTCTTCAATACCGAAGAGCACAGCACGCATTTCGGCCGCGATGCCATGCAGCAGTATCTGGCCGGCGAGGAGGGGCGTCTGATGCGCTCCCTCAAAAGCCTGCTGGGCAGCAGCCTGTTGCTGGAAAAGACCGCGGTGCACGAGCAGCTTGTCAGCTACCAGGACATCATCGCGATCTTTCTCAAGCGCGTGGCCGATCAGGCGCGCCAGGCGCTGGACGGACGTCTGCCCGAGCGTGTGGTGCTGGGGCGTCCCGTGCATTTTGTCGACGAGCACCCGCAGCGAGACCGTCAGGCGCAGGACGCCTTGGCCGCTGCGGCGCGCGCCGCCGGCCTGGGCGAAGTCAGCTTTCAGCTGGAGCCGATTGCGGCGGCACTGGACTACGAACAGCGCCTGAGCGAGGAGCAACTGGTGCTGGTGGTCGATATCGGCGGTGGCACCTCGGACTTCACGGTGGTGCGTCTGGGCCCGCAACAGGCCGGACATGCAGACCGTACTCAGGACATTCTTGCCACCACCGGCGTGCATATCGGGGGCACGGATTTCGACCATCGCCTCAATGTGGCCCAGGTCATGCCGCTGCTGGGCTACAAGCACATCGGCCCCAGCGGGCGTGAGGTACCCAGCAGCGTGTTCTTCGATCTCTCCACCTGGCATCTGATCCAGTGGCTGTACACGGCCAAGGCCCTGGCTTCGGCACGCGGTCTCAAGAGCGATTACAGCGATCTGCAACTGCACCAGCGCCTGATGAAGGTGCTGGATTGGCGTGAAGGCCACAGGCTGGCCGATGCGGTGGAGCAGGCCAAGATTGCGGCTTCGCAAAGCCATGCGGCCTCGGCCATAGCGCTGGACTGGCTGGAGCAAGACCTGCCTGCGGCCATCACCCCGGAGGTGTTGCAGGAACAGTTGCAGGCCTTGCTGCTGCAGGTCGTTGAATGCGCGCAGGACTGTGTGCGCCAGGCCGGCGTGGCGGCACCAGACGCCATCTATCTGACCGGCGGCTCGTCGGCCCTGCGGACCCTGCGCGATGCGCTGCGCGTCGCTTTCCCCGATGTGCCGCAGGTTG
- a CDS encoding ABC transporter permease, whose product MSRRYLLGRIAQAALVLWAAFTASFILLQLLPGDAVLIKFLNPELGLGPQEIADIRAAYGADQPVWQQYLHTLGQFLTGHFGYSLQAGVPVSQGLATSLPPTLRLAGLGFSTAALLAIALAAAASLAPLAWLRNALQALPSVFVSVPVFWLGIMLIQVLSFRLGWIPVINPGPWEGLVLPTLTLAIPISAPLAQILLRNIDTVLAQPFVAVARAKGASRAWVLLHHVARNALLPALTIAGVLFGELLAGAVVTEAVFGLNGLGTLTQQAVGNQDTAVLQAVVVVSAAAFVLINLAVDLLYPLLDPRLRHSVENRA is encoded by the coding sequence ATGTCACGCCGCTATCTGCTTGGCCGCATCGCACAGGCCGCCCTGGTGCTGTGGGCCGCTTTCACGGCTTCTTTCATCCTGCTGCAGCTGCTGCCGGGCGACGCCGTGCTGATCAAGTTCCTGAACCCCGAGCTGGGCCTGGGCCCGCAGGAGATCGCCGACATCCGCGCCGCCTATGGGGCCGATCAGCCCGTCTGGCAGCAATACCTGCACACCCTGGGGCAGTTCCTCACGGGCCATTTCGGCTACTCCTTGCAAGCCGGCGTGCCCGTGAGCCAGGGCCTGGCCACCAGTCTGCCGCCCACGCTGCGCCTGGCAGGCCTGGGCTTTTCCACGGCGGCGCTGCTGGCCATAGCGCTTGCGGCGGCGGCCAGCCTCGCGCCTCTGGCCTGGCTGCGCAATGCCCTGCAAGCCCTGCCCTCGGTCTTCGTCTCCGTGCCCGTTTTCTGGCTGGGCATCATGCTGATCCAGGTGCTGTCCTTCCGTCTGGGCTGGATTCCCGTCATCAATCCCGGCCCCTGGGAAGGCCTGGTCCTGCCCACGCTGACGCTGGCCATCCCAATTTCGGCGCCGCTGGCCCAGATCCTGCTGCGCAATATCGACACCGTGCTGGCCCAGCCTTTCGTGGCCGTAGCCCGCGCCAAGGGTGCCTCTCGCGCCTGGGTGCTGCTGCACCATGTGGCGCGCAATGCCTTGCTGCCGGCCTTGACGATTGCCGGCGTGCTGTTCGGCGAGCTGCTGGCCGGTGCCGTGGTGACGGAGGCCGTGTTCGGCCTCAACGGCCTGGGCACGCTGACCCAGCAGGCCGTGGGCAACCAGGACACGGCCGTGCTCCAGGCGGTGGTCGTGGTCTCGGCCGCCGCCTTCGTGCTCATCAACCTCGCCGTGGACCTGCTCTACCCGCTGCTCGATCCTCGTTTGCGTCATTCTGTGGAGAACCGGGCATGA
- a CDS encoding TIGR04028 family ABC transporter substrate-binding protein, translating into MNVFFPSQTHPSIKQPVNKSAKRQTLWAAVAVLTGSMLLAGCSRQSGTAQADASAKPAQGGTLVYLEQQAHTNLYPPAGGFYPNGGVLNQITDKLTYQDPETLEIQPWIAESWTVNADATEYSFKLRSGVSFSDGSPLDAAAVARNFDTYGLGNKALKQPVSEVINNYERSEVVDPLTVKFFFKKPSPGFLQGTSVIGSGLVSPATLDRPFEELGDATRIIGSGPFVVASETLGKELVLKARQDYRWGPAKLAHQGRARLDEVKFIVTPEDSVRIGALLAGQAGFIRQVQAYDEKRVEQQKFTIYAPSTRGVNNSIAIRPDNALVADLKVRQALLHGTNTKEIVETLFSPRYPQARSVIASTAAGYVDLSAKLVFDEARARQLLDEAGWSLGANGLRQKNGQDFVLSTYESLPQPQNKETLQLVAQQWARLGIKLNVLAGDSGSRTVDTLDPDKTGVLPGMVGRADPDVIKSNYYPSNRNVLLQKGGVSQKVKSFEDSKLNHLFDAIAAETDANRRLALTGEVQNYLIDQAYVIPIFEEPQAFAGATWVREVGFEAVGRPSFYSTWLTKR; encoded by the coding sequence ATGAACGTGTTTTTCCCTTCGCAGACGCATCCGTCGATCAAACAGCCAGTGAACAAGTCGGCCAAACGCCAGACTCTATGGGCCGCAGTGGCAGTGCTGACGGGCAGCATGCTGCTGGCTGGCTGCTCCAGGCAATCCGGCACGGCCCAGGCCGATGCCTCGGCCAAGCCGGCTCAGGGCGGCACCCTGGTCTACCTGGAACAGCAGGCACATACCAACCTCTATCCGCCTGCCGGGGGCTTTTATCCCAACGGTGGCGTGCTCAACCAGATCACGGACAAGCTGACCTACCAGGACCCCGAAACACTGGAGATCCAGCCCTGGATCGCCGAGTCCTGGACCGTGAACGCCGATGCCACCGAGTACAGCTTCAAGCTGCGCTCCGGCGTGAGCTTCTCGGACGGATCGCCGCTGGACGCGGCCGCCGTGGCGCGCAACTTCGACACCTACGGTCTGGGCAACAAGGCGCTCAAGCAGCCGGTTTCCGAGGTCATCAACAATTACGAGCGCAGCGAAGTCGTCGATCCGCTGACTGTGAAGTTCTTCTTCAAAAAGCCCTCACCGGGCTTTCTCCAGGGCACTTCGGTGATCGGCTCGGGCCTGGTCTCGCCGGCCACGCTGGATCGTCCATTCGAGGAGCTGGGCGACGCCACGCGCATCATCGGTTCGGGCCCCTTCGTGGTGGCCAGCGAGACCCTGGGCAAGGAGCTGGTGCTCAAGGCGCGCCAGGACTACCGCTGGGGTCCGGCCAAGCTGGCCCACCAGGGCCGCGCACGCCTGGATGAAGTCAAGTTCATCGTCACCCCCGAGGACAGCGTGCGCATAGGTGCGCTGCTGGCCGGCCAGGCCGGCTTCATCCGCCAGGTCCAGGCCTATGACGAAAAGCGCGTGGAGCAGCAGAAGTTCACCATCTACGCACCATCCACGCGCGGTGTGAACAACAGCATCGCGATCCGCCCCGACAACGCCCTGGTGGCCGACCTCAAGGTGCGCCAGGCCCTGCTGCATGGCACCAATACCAAGGAGATTGTGGAGACCCTGTTCTCGCCGCGCTACCCTCAGGCACGTTCGGTGATCGCCTCCACGGCAGCCGGCTATGTGGACCTGTCGGCCAAGCTGGTCTTTGACGAGGCCAGGGCCAGGCAATTGCTCGACGAGGCCGGCTGGAGCCTGGGCGCCAACGGCCTGCGCCAGAAGAACGGCCAGGACTTCGTGCTCTCGACCTACGAATCCCTGCCCCAGCCGCAGAACAAGGAGACCTTGCAGCTGGTGGCCCAGCAATGGGCCAGGCTGGGCATCAAGCTCAATGTGCTGGCCGGAGACTCGGGCAGCCGCACGGTGGACACGCTGGACCCCGACAAGACCGGCGTACTGCCGGGCATGGTGGGCCGCGCCGATCCCGACGTGATCAAGAGCAATTACTACCCGAGCAATCGCAATGTGCTGCTGCAAAAAGGCGGTGTGAGCCAGAAGGTCAAGTCCTTCGAGGACAGCAAGCTCAACCACCTGTTCGATGCCATTGCGGCCGAGACCGATGCCAACCGGCGCCTGGCGCTGACCGGCGAGGTGCAGAACTATCTGATCGACCAGGCCTATGTGATCCCGATCTTCGAGGAGCCCCAGGCCTTCGCGGGTGCGACCTGGGTGCGTGAAGTGGGCTTCGAGGCCGTGGGCCGCCCCAGCTTCTACAGCACCTGGCTGACCAAGCGCTGA
- a CDS encoding dipeptide ABC transporter ATP-binding protein, producing MSALLQDRPTTTIPAAAAAPLLEVQDLIIAYRDHGGQEQRVVHGLSFSIAPGEVVALVGESGSGKTTTAQAVIGLLADNGRREQGSIRLQGTDVSDWSAARWNSIRGRVLSLVPQDPTTSLNPVRTVGDQVGEILRIHGLRDRSAIEARVIDLLTRVGLSQPALRARQYPHELSGGMRQRVLIAIAIALRPALIIADEPTSALDVTVQRRILDLIDELRRETGTAVLLVTHDLGVAADRAHRLIVMQDGRIQEQGPTLELLRNPQSAYTRRLLSNAPSLTPAPRRTAPSAAAAAQDWAIEVEDLIHDFHAPGQGRGVFRAVDGVSLRLRRGSTHAIVGESGSGKTTTIRDIVGLGRPTSGRIRIAGAELTGLRGEALRQLRRKVQLVYQNPFSSLDPRQRVFDIIEEPLLNFEPLQPQERRQRVLDMLERVGLPAAVLERRPHALSGGQRQRVAIARALVLQPEVVVLDEAVSALDVTVQAQILALLAQLQQDLGLSYLFISHDLAVVRQIADTVSVLRAGKVVDAGRVEDVFLRPTSDYTRELMDAIPGKRSIDFVPHPA from the coding sequence ATGAGCGCCCTGCTGCAAGACCGCCCCACCACGACAATCCCTGCCGCTGCTGCCGCCCCGCTGCTCGAAGTCCAGGACCTGATCATCGCCTACCGTGACCACGGCGGCCAGGAGCAGCGCGTGGTCCACGGCCTGTCGTTTTCGATAGCACCAGGCGAAGTCGTGGCACTGGTCGGCGAATCGGGTTCGGGCAAGACCACCACGGCCCAGGCCGTGATCGGCTTGCTGGCGGACAACGGGCGCCGCGAGCAAGGCAGCATCCGGCTGCAGGGCACCGATGTTTCGGACTGGAGTGCTGCGCGCTGGAACAGCATTCGTGGCCGCGTGCTCAGCCTGGTGCCCCAGGATCCGACCACCTCGCTCAACCCCGTGCGCACCGTGGGCGACCAGGTCGGCGAAATCCTGCGCATTCACGGCCTGCGCGACCGCTCCGCCATCGAGGCGCGCGTGATCGACCTGCTGACACGCGTGGGCCTGTCCCAGCCCGCCCTGCGGGCGCGCCAGTATCCGCACGAGCTGTCGGGCGGCATGCGCCAGCGCGTGCTGATCGCCATCGCCATCGCGCTGCGGCCTGCGCTGATCATCGCCGACGAACCCACCAGCGCGCTGGATGTCACGGTGCAGCGGCGCATCCTGGATCTGATCGACGAGCTGCGCCGCGAAACCGGCACCGCTGTGCTGCTGGTCACCCACGACCTGGGCGTGGCGGCCGACCGCGCGCATCGCCTCATCGTCATGCAGGACGGGCGCATCCAGGAACAAGGCCCGACACTGGAGCTTCTGCGCAATCCGCAAAGCGCCTATACGCGCCGCTTGCTGTCCAACGCTCCCTCTCTCACGCCCGCGCCTCGTCGCACTGCGCCATCGGCGGCGGCCGCTGCCCAAGACTGGGCCATTGAGGTCGAGGACCTGATCCACGACTTCCATGCCCCCGGCCAGGGGCGCGGCGTTTTCCGCGCCGTGGACGGCGTGTCGCTGCGCCTGCGCCGTGGCTCCACGCATGCCATCGTCGGCGAGTCGGGCTCGGGCAAGACCACGACCATACGCGACATCGTGGGCCTGGGGCGCCCTACATCGGGACGCATCCGCATCGCCGGCGCCGAACTCACAGGCCTGCGCGGCGAGGCCCTGCGCCAGCTGCGGCGCAAGGTCCAGCTGGTCTACCAGAACCCGTTCAGCTCGCTGGACCCGCGCCAGCGTGTCTTCGACATCATCGAGGAGCCGCTGCTCAACTTCGAGCCGCTGCAGCCCCAGGAACGCCGCCAGCGCGTGCTTGACATGCTCGAGCGCGTGGGCCTGCCGGCCGCCGTGCTCGAACGGCGCCCGCATGCGCTCTCGGGCGGCCAGCGCCAGCGCGTGGCGATTGCACGCGCCCTGGTGCTGCAACCGGAGGTGGTGGTGCTGGACGAGGCCGTTTCGGCCCTGGACGTGACCGTGCAGGCCCAGATCCTCGCCCTGCTCGCACAGCTGCAACAGGACCTGGGCCTGAGCTATCTCTTCATCTCGCACGACCTTGCCGTGGTGCGCCAGATCGCCGACACGGTGTCGGTGCTGCGCGCAGGCAAGGTGGTGGACGCGGGCCGCGTCGAAGACGTGTTCCTGCGCCCCACCAGCGACTACACGCGCGAACTTATGGACGCCATTCCCGGCAAAAGGAGCATTGATTTTGTCCCCCACCCCGCCTGA
- a CDS encoding putative FMN-dependent luciferase-like monooxygenase, with product MSPTPPDTLARVRPAPRLGFFSRLLDEVPAGERYRLVTEQIAHAEAQGFDSAWIAQHHFHASEGGLPSPFVFLSHVAARTRRIRLGTGVVTLPPENALRVAEDAAVLDLLSGGRLEVGLGTGGTAESFEAFGVTGSERGAVFARNFAVLRDAWAGRELAGGVRLYPAAPQLLERVWQATFSVEGGARAGANGDGLMLSRTQPRPEGRPRTTLSEIQNPIIEAYLAALPAGRAPRILASRTLLVSDKRAQALQWAEAGLRRSAQRHAALASSASTQWATRVDPQAPLQQLIEAYDVHVGTPEEVIASLRADTALAQASDIVFQVHSIDPPHQAILRSIELTAAVVAPALGWRRSEAPTGASQPQVRTELLQTA from the coding sequence TTGTCCCCCACCCCGCCTGACACTCTTGCTCGCGTGCGCCCGGCACCGCGCCTGGGCTTCTTCAGCCGCCTGCTCGATGAAGTACCGGCCGGCGAACGCTACCGCCTGGTCACCGAGCAGATCGCCCATGCCGAAGCCCAGGGCTTCGACTCGGCCTGGATCGCCCAGCATCATTTCCACGCAAGCGAGGGCGGCCTGCCCTCGCCCTTTGTCTTTCTCTCGCATGTCGCGGCCCGCACGCGGCGCATACGCCTGGGCACGGGCGTGGTCACGCTGCCGCCGGAAAACGCGCTGCGCGTGGCCGAGGATGCGGCCGTGCTGGACCTGCTGTCGGGCGGCCGCCTCGAAGTGGGCCTGGGCACGGGCGGCACGGCGGAGTCCTTCGAGGCCTTCGGCGTCACAGGCAGCGAGCGCGGCGCAGTCTTTGCGCGCAACTTCGCCGTGCTGAGGGATGCCTGGGCCGGGCGCGAGCTGGCAGGCGGCGTGCGCCTGTACCCCGCAGCCCCGCAGTTGCTGGAACGCGTCTGGCAGGCCACGTTCTCGGTCGAAGGCGGGGCACGCGCCGGCGCCAACGGGGACGGCTTGATGCTCTCGCGCACCCAGCCCCGACCCGAAGGCCGCCCCCGAACCACGCTGTCCGAGATACAGAACCCCATCATCGAGGCCTATCTCGCGGCCCTGCCCGCAGGACGCGCGCCACGCATCCTGGCGTCGCGCACCCTGCTCGTGTCCGACAAGCGCGCCCAGGCACTGCAATGGGCCGAGGCCGGCCTGCGCCGTTCGGCCCAGCGTCATGCGGCCCTGGCCTCATCCGCGTCCACGCAATGGGCAACGCGCGTCGATCCGCAGGCGCCGCTGCAGCAGCTCATTGAAGCCTATGACGTGCATGTGGGCACACCCGAGGAGGTGATCGCCTCGCTGCGCGCCGACACGGCGCTGGCGCAAGCCAGCGACATCGTGTTCCAGGTCCACTCCATCGACCCGCCGCACCAGGCCATTCTGCGCTCCATCGAGCTGACGGCAGCCGTCGTCGCGCCGGCTCTGGGCTGGCGCCGCAGCGAGGCCCCCACTGGCGCTTCCCAACCCCAAGTCCGGACCGAACTGCTTCAAACCGCATGA
- a CDS encoding ABC transporter permease, whose product MNTAVSTIIPKPQASSVASSAAPRQAPSPAAAAKNLRPVLIDLQRLRRLSPTLALAWLVIAAAALWALVPGWFAHQNPVVGQAGQQLLAPGLAHWLGTDALGRDLWARVVHGSVHSLSGAFLAVAVGLVAGTLIGLLAGATGGRVDDALMRLVDVLLAVPSLLLSLTIIILLGFGTINAAIAVGVASVAGFARLVRSEVVRVRRSDYVEAAFGSGGRFAAVLWRHVLPNSLTSVVALAALQFGSAILSISTLGFLGYGAPPPTPEWGLLIAEGRNYIATAWWMTTAPGLVVVAVVLAANRIGTSFARRPA is encoded by the coding sequence ATGAACACCGCCGTCTCGACCATCATTCCCAAGCCTCAGGCTTCCAGCGTCGCGTCCTCCGCAGCGCCCAGGCAAGCCCCCTCGCCGGCAGCGGCCGCCAAAAACCTTCGCCCCGTCCTCATCGATCTGCAAAGGCTCAGGCGCCTGTCGCCCACGCTGGCCCTGGCCTGGCTGGTGATTGCCGCGGCCGCACTGTGGGCACTGGTTCCGGGCTGGTTTGCACATCAGAATCCCGTCGTCGGCCAAGCCGGTCAGCAGTTGCTGGCGCCCGGCCTCGCGCACTGGCTGGGCACGGATGCGCTGGGGCGTGATCTCTGGGCCCGCGTGGTGCATGGCTCCGTGCACTCACTGTCTGGCGCTTTCCTGGCCGTGGCCGTGGGCCTGGTGGCGGGCACGCTGATCGGCCTGCTGGCCGGAGCCACGGGCGGCCGCGTCGATGACGCGCTGATGCGCCTGGTCGACGTGCTGCTGGCCGTGCCCTCGCTGCTGCTGTCGCTGACCATCATCATCTTGCTGGGCTTTGGCACCATCAATGCGGCCATCGCCGTGGGGGTGGCATCCGTGGCCGGCTTCGCGCGCCTGGTGCGCTCCGAAGTGGTACGCGTGCGACGCTCTGACTATGTGGAGGCGGCCTTCGGCAGCGGCGGACGCTTTGCCGCCGTGCTGTGGCGCCATGTGCTGCCCAATTCGCTGACTTCGGTGGTGGCCCTGGCCGCACTGCAGTTCGGCTCGGCCATCCTGTCGATTTCCACGCTGGGCTTTCTGGGCTACGGAGCGCCACCGCCCACGCCCGAATGGGGCTTGCTGATCGCCGAAGGGCGCAACTACATCGCCACCGCATGGTGGATGACCACGGCACCGGGCCTGGTCGTGGTGGCCGTGGTGCTGGCAGCCAACCGCATCGGCACCTCATTCGCGCGGAGGCCGGCATGA
- a CDS encoding alkylhydroperoxidase domain protein, with translation MTTTHNTSPQVFTQEQLDWQPWIAPLQESELSERHHAGLVDAARARSPYFRLLARDPDTLGARTRTDKDIFYNPDAGLARAERELAAAATSRTNGCIYCASVHARFATHFSQRAADVQRLLDEGPGSDLGPRWNAIVAAAVALTQTPPALESSHIDALRAAGLDDAAISDALHGTAFFNWANRLMLSLGEPLHTAT, from the coding sequence ATGACCACCACGCACAACACCTCCCCCCAGGTCTTCACCCAGGAACAGCTAGACTGGCAGCCATGGATAGCTCCGCTGCAGGAGAGCGAGCTGAGCGAGCGCCACCATGCGGGACTGGTGGATGCGGCGCGCGCGCGTTCACCCTATTTCCGGCTGCTGGCGCGCGACCCCGACACGCTGGGAGCACGCACGCGCACCGACAAGGACATCTTCTACAACCCCGACGCGGGCCTTGCGCGTGCCGAGCGCGAGCTGGCAGCTGCTGCAACCTCACGCACCAATGGCTGCATCTACTGCGCTTCGGTACATGCGCGCTTTGCCACACATTTCTCGCAACGCGCCGCCGATGTGCAGCGCCTGCTCGATGAAGGCCCGGGCAGCGATCTGGGTCCGCGCTGGAATGCCATCGTCGCCGCCGCCGTGGCCTTGACGCAGACGCCGCCCGCGCTGGAATCCAGTCATATCGATGCGCTGCGCGCCGCCGGGCTCGACGACGCCGCCATCTCCGATGCGCTTCACGGCACGGCTTTCTTCAACTGGGCCAACCGGCTCATGCTGTCGCTGGGCGAGCCCCTACATACGGCGACCTGA
- a CDS encoding VOC family protein has protein sequence MSLPLDHIVIAVQDLERTIADYQSLGFNVLRGGEHPGRSTHNALVVFADGAYFELIAWRAAAPEERWWQQLHQHGEGLVDFALLPTETGAVVAAAQARGLDYEAPYEGGRLRPDGEQLRWRNARPPSQDLPFLCGDLTPRVLRVPEGQARVHPNGATGVARLEVAVQDLQASLARWRALLGDAVSVGPLRVSADGNTQQVSLGLGATELVLAAPIQAAGPLAQRLAARGEGPYAVVLSVPQQAAAGGLDEVATHGVRIELEQHSGTEVETAAA, from the coding sequence ATGAGCTTGCCACTCGACCATATCGTTATCGCGGTCCAGGACCTGGAACGCACGATTGCCGACTACCAGTCCCTGGGTTTCAATGTGCTGCGCGGCGGCGAGCACCCGGGTCGCTCCACGCACAACGCCCTGGTGGTTTTTGCCGACGGCGCTTATTTCGAACTCATTGCCTGGCGTGCTGCCGCGCCCGAGGAGCGCTGGTGGCAGCAACTGCATCAGCACGGCGAAGGGCTGGTCGACTTCGCGCTGCTGCCCACTGAGACTGGCGCCGTGGTGGCGGCGGCCCAGGCGCGCGGCCTGGACTATGAAGCCCCTTATGAGGGCGGACGTCTGCGTCCCGACGGAGAGCAGCTGCGCTGGCGCAATGCACGCCCTCCAAGTCAGGATCTGCCGTTTCTGTGCGGCGACCTGACGCCGCGTGTCTTGCGCGTGCCCGAAGGCCAGGCCCGTGTGCATCCCAATGGCGCGACCGGAGTGGCCCGTCTGGAGGTGGCGGTGCAGGACCTGCAGGCCAGCCTGGCGCGCTGGCGGGCATTGCTCGGCGATGCAGTGAGCGTCGGCCCGCTGCGGGTCTCGGCCGACGGCAACACGCAGCAGGTGTCGCTGGGTCTGGGCGCCACCGAGCTGGTGCTGGCCGCACCCATACAGGCTGCGGGCCCCCTGGCCCAAAGACTGGCCGCGCGCGGCGAAGGCCCTTATGCGGTCGTGCTGTCAGTGCCGCAGCAGGCAGCAGCAGGGGGACTGGACGAAGTTGCTACCCACGGGGTGCGCATTGAACTGGAACAGCATTCCGGGACCGAGGTGGAAACCGCCGCCGCCTAG